Proteins from a single region of Labedella gwakjiensis:
- a CDS encoding gluconokinase encodes MSDTPSESPSPTRRHPHVVVMGVSGAGKSTIGALVAASLGVPFVDGDSLHPLTNVEKMAAGHPLDDDDRWPWLRTVGAALASAGDGGLVIACSALRRSYRDAIREEAPETVFLHLHGERDVLAHRLEGRSDHFMPASLLDSQFATLEELQDDERAVVVDVDAEVPAIVDAAVEGIGAL; translated from the coding sequence ATGAGCGACACCCCGAGCGAATCACCTTCACCGACCCGACGGCACCCGCACGTCGTCGTGATGGGTGTCTCGGGGGCCGGCAAGAGCACCATCGGCGCTCTCGTCGCCGCATCGCTCGGCGTGCCCTTCGTGGACGGCGACTCGCTGCACCCCCTAACGAACGTCGAGAAGATGGCGGCGGGCCACCCCCTCGACGACGACGACCGCTGGCCGTGGCTCCGCACCGTGGGGGCCGCTCTCGCGTCTGCCGGCGACGGCGGGCTCGTGATCGCCTGCTCAGCGCTCCGCCGCTCGTATCGTGACGCGATCCGTGAGGAGGCGCCCGAGACCGTGTTCCTGCATCTGCACGGCGAGCGGGACGTGCTCGCCCACAGGCTCGAGGGCCGCAGCGACCACTTCATGCCGGCGAGCCTCCTCGATTCGCAGTTCGCGACGCTCGAGGAGCTCCAGGACGACGAGCGCGCGGTCGTCGTGGACGTCGACGCCGAGGTCCCCGCTATCGTCGACGCCGCGGTCGAGGGGATCGGCGCGCTCTGA
- the gndA gene encoding NADP-dependent phosphogluconate dehydrogenase, giving the protein MAENAAATANIGVVGLAVMGSNLARNLASREGNTVAVYNRSFEKTETLLSEHPEAGFVGSKTIEEFAASLQTPRTAIIMVKAGAGTDAVIDQLTQVFEPGDIIVDGGNALFTDTIRREKAVRETGIHFVGAGISGGEEGALNGPSIMPGGSKESYETLGPILSSIAAVAEGEPCVTHVGTDGAGHFVKMIHNGIEYADMQLIAEAYDLIRRGTGKSPAEIADVFAEWNTGELESYLIEITAEVLRQVDAETGKPLVDVILDQAGAKGTGAWTVQTALDLGIPVSGIAEAVFARSLSSKPAQRAAATDLPGPSDAWTVDDPETFIEDVRRALYASKIIAYSQGFDEIVAGAEQYGWDIRKGEIAKIWRGGCIIRAQFLNRITEAYAENSGLVALVTAPYFRDAVAGAQDSWRRVVATAAHAGIPAPAFSSSLSYYDGLRADRLPAALVQGQRDFFGAHTYKRVDKEGTFHTLWSGDRSEISAVDTH; this is encoded by the coding sequence ATGGCGGAGAACGCAGCAGCAACAGCCAACATCGGAGTAGTCGGACTGGCGGTGATGGGCTCGAACCTCGCCCGGAACCTCGCGAGCCGCGAGGGCAACACGGTCGCCGTGTACAACCGCTCGTTCGAGAAGACCGAGACACTCCTCTCCGAGCACCCCGAGGCCGGCTTCGTCGGCTCGAAGACGATCGAGGAGTTCGCCGCGAGCCTCCAGACCCCGCGCACCGCGATCATCATGGTGAAGGCCGGGGCCGGCACCGATGCGGTCATCGACCAGCTCACACAGGTGTTCGAGCCCGGCGACATCATCGTCGACGGCGGCAACGCCCTCTTCACCGACACCATCCGGCGCGAGAAGGCCGTCCGCGAGACGGGCATCCACTTCGTCGGCGCCGGCATCTCCGGCGGCGAGGAGGGCGCGCTCAACGGCCCGAGCATCATGCCGGGCGGCTCGAAGGAGTCCTACGAGACCCTCGGCCCGATCCTCTCCTCCATCGCCGCCGTCGCGGAGGGCGAGCCGTGCGTGACGCACGTCGGCACCGACGGCGCCGGCCACTTCGTCAAGATGATCCACAACGGCATCGAGTACGCGGACATGCAGCTCATCGCCGAGGCCTACGACCTCATCCGCCGCGGCACGGGCAAGTCCCCCGCCGAGATCGCCGACGTCTTCGCCGAGTGGAACACCGGCGAGCTCGAGAGCTACCTCATCGAGATCACGGCGGAGGTGCTCCGCCAGGTCGACGCTGAGACGGGCAAGCCCCTCGTCGACGTGATCCTCGACCAGGCCGGAGCCAAGGGCACCGGAGCCTGGACCGTGCAGACGGCCCTCGACCTCGGCATCCCCGTCTCCGGCATCGCCGAGGCCGTGTTCGCCCGCTCGCTCTCCTCGAAGCCGGCGCAGCGTGCCGCCGCGACGGACCTGCCCGGACCGAGCGACGCGTGGACCGTCGACGACCCCGAGACCTTCATCGAGGACGTGCGCCGTGCGCTCTACGCCTCGAAGATCATCGCCTACTCGCAGGGCTTCGACGAGATCGTCGCGGGCGCCGAGCAGTACGGCTGGGACATCCGGAAGGGCGAGATCGCGAAGATCTGGCGCGGCGGCTGCATCATCCGTGCCCAGTTCCTCAACCGCATCACCGAGGCGTACGCCGAGAACAGCGGCCTCGTGGCGCTCGTCACGGCCCCGTACTTCCGCGACGCCGTCGCTGGGGCGCAGGACAGCTGGCGCCGCGTCGTCGCGACGGCCGCGCACGCCGGCATCCCGGCGCCCGCGTTCTCGTCGTCGCTCTCGTACTACGACGGACTGCGAGCCGACCGCCTCCCGGCGGCACTCGTGCAGGGCCAGCGCGACTTCTTCGGAGCGCACACCTACAAGCGCGTCGACAAGGAGGGCACCTTCCACACACTGTGGTCGGGCGACCGCTCCGAGATCAGCGCCGTCGACACGCACTGA
- a CDS encoding CPBP family intramembrane glutamic endopeptidase produces MTDTTLSGSAATNAGNGTMSDRLIRLVPGVLLSLSGFLLFGVHWRPWAYLVLLAAVGVAFLVDRSLGRDLSLIAFGVFVVSLVEVSTNIEWGHMLVMGAALIVAVLGPYLASRFWFRDHAVRFPVLTGKRWTKREYGYLVGIVVLGYLILPVYMVSTGVYQNWPAATDAGSIFRLFLGTNALGIWDELFFICTCFALLRRHYGMWTANILQAVIFTSFLWELGFHAWGPLLIFPFALIQGLTFTLTKSLSFVVAVHLLFDFVLFLVLVHAHTREWFPIFLY; encoded by the coding sequence ATGACGGATACGACCCTCTCCGGATCTGCGGCCACGAACGCCGGGAACGGGACGATGAGCGACAGGCTCATCCGTCTCGTTCCCGGCGTTCTGCTGTCCCTCTCGGGGTTCCTGCTCTTCGGCGTGCACTGGCGACCGTGGGCGTACCTCGTGCTGCTCGCGGCCGTCGGCGTCGCGTTCCTCGTCGACCGGTCGCTCGGACGGGACCTCTCGCTCATCGCGTTCGGCGTCTTCGTCGTGAGCCTCGTGGAGGTGAGCACGAACATCGAGTGGGGCCACATGCTCGTGATGGGGGCAGCCCTCATCGTGGCCGTGCTCGGGCCGTACCTCGCGTCGCGCTTCTGGTTCCGCGACCACGCGGTGCGATTCCCCGTGCTGACCGGGAAGCGCTGGACGAAGCGGGAGTACGGCTACCTCGTCGGGATCGTCGTGCTCGGCTACCTCATCCTGCCCGTCTACATGGTGTCGACGGGCGTCTACCAGAACTGGCCGGCCGCGACCGACGCCGGCTCGATCTTCCGCCTGTTCCTCGGCACGAACGCCCTCGGGATCTGGGACGAGCTCTTCTTCATCTGCACGTGCTTCGCACTGCTCCGGCGCCACTACGGCATGTGGACGGCGAACATCCTCCAGGCGGTGATCTTCACGTCGTTCCTGTGGGAGCTGGGCTTCCACGCGTGGGGTCCCCTGCTCATCTTCCCGTTCGCCCTCATCCAGGGCCTCACGTTCACGCTCACGAAGTCACTGAGCTTCGTCGTCGCGGTGCACCTGCTCTTCGACTTCGTGCTGTTCCTCGTTCTCGTGCACGCCCACACGCGCGAGTGGTTCCCGATCTTCCTCTACTGA
- a CDS encoding APC family permease — translation MQNRPVTSTPLDRRLGLGDAVLIGLGSMIGAGVFVVFAPAADAAGSGLFAALGVVAVIAWCNARSTAQLAAVHPTSGGAYAYGRAELGPWWGFVAGWSFVLGKTASCAAMALVVAAYIAPDGWERPVAVVVVVALVVVNVLGISKTAALTRVIVVLVLVVLAVVVAAGVAASASGGGPAVRLEGSSAYGVLQAAGLLFFAFAGYARIATLGEEVRDPRRTIPRAVTIAFATALGVYAAIAFVCVLVLGVDRLATSTEPLVDVVHAAGWDALGPVVRVGAALAALGALLGLLAGIGRTALAMARERDLPGWLAHVESRSRVPARAEAVVGASAILLVLVADVTAAVALSSVGVLLYYAVANLSALRLVRRSRSVRGLAVSAFVGLAGCVVLVVTLPPLPVACGLAVVALGIGGRALVIGRRGRRSVRAE, via the coding sequence ATGCAGAATCGTCCGGTGACGTCAACACCTCTCGACCGCCGGCTCGGTCTCGGCGACGCCGTGCTCATCGGTCTCGGATCGATGATCGGCGCGGGGGTGTTCGTCGTGTTCGCCCCGGCGGCGGACGCGGCCGGATCCGGTCTCTTCGCCGCGCTCGGCGTCGTGGCCGTGATCGCCTGGTGCAACGCGCGCTCCACGGCGCAACTCGCGGCGGTCCACCCGACGTCGGGTGGAGCCTACGCGTATGGCCGGGCCGAGCTGGGCCCGTGGTGGGGCTTCGTGGCGGGGTGGAGCTTCGTTCTCGGCAAGACCGCGAGTTGCGCCGCGATGGCACTCGTGGTCGCCGCATACATCGCACCGGACGGGTGGGAGCGTCCCGTCGCTGTGGTGGTCGTCGTCGCGCTCGTCGTCGTCAACGTGCTCGGGATCAGCAAGACGGCAGCGCTCACGCGGGTCATCGTCGTCCTCGTCCTGGTCGTGCTCGCCGTGGTGGTGGCGGCGGGAGTCGCGGCCTCCGCGAGCGGTGGGGGACCGGCCGTCCGGCTCGAGGGGTCGTCTGCGTACGGTGTCCTGCAGGCGGCGGGTCTTCTCTTCTTCGCGTTCGCCGGCTATGCCCGGATCGCCACGCTGGGCGAGGAGGTGCGCGATCCACGGCGCACGATCCCGCGCGCCGTGACGATCGCCTTCGCCACGGCACTCGGCGTGTACGCCGCGATCGCGTTCGTGTGCGTGCTCGTGCTGGGTGTCGACCGCCTCGCGACGAGCACGGAGCCCCTCGTCGACGTCGTGCACGCCGCCGGGTGGGACGCCCTCGGTCCGGTCGTCCGGGTGGGGGCAGCCCTTGCGGCGCTCGGCGCGCTCCTCGGCCTCCTTGCCGGGATCGGGCGGACGGCCCTCGCGATGGCTCGCGAGCGCGACCTGCCCGGCTGGCTCGCGCACGTCGAGTCGCGGTCACGCGTTCCGGCACGTGCCGAGGCGGTCGTCGGAGCGTCGGCCATACTGCTCGTGCTCGTCGCCGACGTCACGGCTGCTGTCGCGTTGTCGTCCGTCGGGGTTCTCCTGTACTACGCCGTCGCGAACCTCTCCGCGCTGCGATTGGTGCGACGGTCGCGGTCGGTCCGCGGCCTCGCGGTGTCGGCGTTCGTCGGCCTGGCCGGGTGCGTCGTCCTCGTCGTCACTCTTCCGCCACTCCCGGTCGCGTGCGGCCTCGCGGTCGTCGCTCTCGGGATCGGCGGCCGCGCCCTTGTCATCGGTCGCCGAGGCCGCCGTTCCGTGCGCGCTGAGTGA
- a CDS encoding ribose-phosphate diphosphokinase yields the protein MSGIKISGEKRLVLVSGRAHPALAESIAEELDSELVHTDARTFANGEIYARYDESVRGSDAFVIQSHCAPINEWLMEQLIMVDALKRASAKRITVVAPYYPYARQDKKGRGREPISARLVADLFKAAGADRIMSVDLHAAQIQGFFDGPVDHLFAMPVLLEHFREKLDPETLTVVSPDMGRVRVADIWSDKLGAPLAIIHKRRDPLVPNQVSVHEIVGEVEGRVCLLVDDLIDTGRTIVKAAEALKAAGAIGVVVAATHAVFSDPATELLQSAAIDSVVVTDTLPIPEEKRFPTLQVLPIAPLIARAIHEVFDDGSVTSMFDGAA from the coding sequence GTGTCCGGCATCAAGATCAGCGGAGAGAAGCGCCTCGTGCTCGTATCGGGACGGGCGCACCCCGCTCTCGCCGAGTCGATCGCCGAGGAGCTCGATTCGGAGCTCGTCCACACGGACGCCAGGACCTTCGCGAACGGAGAGATTTACGCGCGCTACGACGAGAGCGTGCGCGGGAGCGACGCGTTCGTCATCCAGTCGCACTGCGCGCCGATCAACGAGTGGCTCATGGAGCAGCTCATCATGGTCGACGCGCTCAAGCGGGCGTCGGCCAAACGCATCACCGTCGTCGCCCCGTACTACCCGTACGCGCGGCAGGACAAGAAGGGCCGCGGCCGCGAACCCATCTCTGCACGGCTCGTCGCCGACCTCTTCAAGGCCGCAGGCGCCGACCGCATCATGTCGGTCGACCTGCACGCCGCCCAGATCCAGGGCTTCTTCGACGGTCCCGTCGACCACCTCTTCGCCATGCCCGTCCTCCTCGAGCACTTCCGCGAGAAGCTCGACCCCGAGACCCTCACCGTCGTCTCGCCCGACATGGGGCGCGTGCGCGTGGCCGACATCTGGAGCGACAAGCTCGGCGCTCCGCTCGCGATCATCCACAAGCGGCGCGACCCGCTCGTTCCCAACCAGGTCTCCGTGCACGAGATCGTCGGAGAGGTCGAGGGCCGGGTCTGCCTGCTCGTCGACGACCTCATCGACACCGGCCGCACGATCGTGAAGGCCGCAGAGGCTCTCAAGGCCGCCGGCGCGATCGGCGTCGTGGTCGCAGCGACCCACGCCGTGTTCAGCGACCCCGCGACCGAGCTCCTGCAGTCCGCCGCGATCGACTCGGTCGTCGTCACCGACACCCTCCCGATCCCGGAGGAGAAGCGCTTCCCGACCCTCCAGGTCCTGCCGATCGCACCGCTCATCGCGCGCGCGATCCACGAGGTCTTCGACGACGGTTCGGTGACGTCGATGTTCGACGGCGCCGCCTGA
- the glmU gene encoding bifunctional UDP-N-acetylglucosamine diphosphorylase/glucosamine-1-phosphate N-acetyltransferase GlmU, protein MTDETQQQSATPTTTDGVRSLAVIVLAAGQGTRMKSATPKLLHTIAGVPILGHVLATARALSADHVVTVVRHERDRVAQIVLDELPGSTVVDQDEIPGTGRAVEQAVSALPADFAGDVLVVNGDVPLLDSDTLGQLLARHRAGAAAATILSAILDDATGYGRVVRGDDGSVSAIVEQKDAGEAELAITEINAGVYVFSAVRLREQLASLTTENAQGEKYVTDVVGLLRTAGHEVHAVPVSQPWVVEGVNDRAQLSRQAARLNALIIRKWQLAGVTVVDPATTWIDLRVTLAPDVTIKPGTQLLGATVVETGATIGPDTTLVDCEIGEDAEVRRTDGTLAVIGAGATVGPFAYLRPGTILGAAGKIGTFVETKNAEIGPRSKVPHLSYVGDATVGEGANIGAGTIFANYDGVNKHSTVVGDEVRTGSHNVFVAPVRIGDGAYTGAGTVVRKDVPSGALAINVAPQRNLEGWTVSNRPGSAAAEAAESSAPDESPESGR, encoded by the coding sequence ATGACCGATGAGACACAGCAGCAGTCCGCGACGCCGACGACGACGGACGGGGTGCGATCCCTCGCTGTGATCGTCCTCGCAGCGGGCCAGGGCACACGCATGAAGTCCGCGACGCCGAAGCTCCTGCACACCATCGCCGGTGTGCCGATCCTCGGCCATGTCCTCGCGACGGCGCGTGCGCTCTCGGCCGATCACGTCGTGACCGTGGTGCGCCACGAGCGCGACCGGGTCGCGCAGATCGTCCTGGACGAGCTCCCGGGGTCGACGGTCGTCGACCAGGACGAGATCCCCGGAACGGGGCGCGCGGTCGAGCAGGCCGTGTCGGCGCTCCCCGCGGACTTCGCCGGAGACGTCCTCGTGGTGAACGGTGACGTTCCCCTCCTCGACTCCGACACGCTCGGTCAGCTCCTCGCCCGCCATCGGGCCGGGGCGGCGGCGGCCACCATCCTCTCGGCCATCCTCGACGACGCCACGGGATACGGCCGTGTGGTGCGCGGGGACGACGGCTCGGTGTCCGCGATCGTCGAGCAGAAGGACGCGGGAGAGGCGGAGCTCGCGATCACGGAGATCAACGCGGGGGTCTACGTGTTCTCCGCCGTCCGGCTGCGCGAGCAGCTCGCGTCCCTCACGACGGAGAACGCCCAGGGCGAGAAGTACGTGACCGACGTCGTCGGCCTGCTGCGCACCGCAGGCCATGAGGTCCACGCTGTGCCCGTCTCGCAGCCGTGGGTGGTCGAGGGCGTCAACGACCGCGCGCAGCTCTCACGCCAGGCCGCTCGGCTCAACGCCCTCATCATCCGCAAGTGGCAGCTGGCCGGCGTCACGGTCGTCGACCCGGCGACCACGTGGATCGACCTTCGTGTCACCCTGGCACCGGACGTGACGATCAAGCCCGGAACGCAGCTGCTCGGAGCCACCGTCGTGGAGACGGGAGCCACGATCGGGCCGGACACGACGCTCGTGGACTGCGAGATCGGCGAGGACGCGGAGGTGCGCCGCACCGACGGAACCCTCGCGGTCATCGGCGCCGGCGCGACTGTCGGCCCGTTCGCCTACCTCCGCCCCGGCACGATCCTCGGCGCGGCTGGCAAGATCGGAACCTTCGTCGAGACGAAGAACGCCGAGATCGGCCCGCGCAGCAAGGTGCCGCACCTCTCGTACGTCGGAGACGCCACGGTCGGGGAGGGCGCGAACATCGGGGCCGGCACGATCTTCGCCAACTACGACGGTGTGAACAAGCACTCGACGGTCGTGGGCGACGAGGTCCGCACGGGGTCGCACAACGTGTTCGTGGCGCCCGTTAGAATCGGTGACGGAGCGTACACGGGTGCGGGAACGGTCGTCCGGAAGGACGTGCCCTCCGGCGCCCTCGCCATCAATGTGGCGCCCCAACGGAACCTCGAAGGCTGGACGGTCTCCAACCGTCCCGGCAGCGCGGCCGCGGAAGCGGCCGAGTCGTCCGCCCCCGACGAGAGTCCCGAATCGGGTCGATGA
- a CDS encoding MarR family winged helix-turn-helix transcriptional regulator codes for MAEQSDEVDRIVEAWERERPDLNFSPLQVLSRVSRLTRHLERARRQAFARSKLESWEFDVLAALRRAGSPYMLSPKQLLQQTLVSSGTMTNRIDRLVSAGLVERRMDPRDGRGILVEMTPSGLTRVDAAITRLVDAEAELLASLSPSDRARLAGLLRKLSIGFDGESAEVD; via the coding sequence ATGGCGGAACAGAGCGACGAGGTGGACCGGATCGTCGAGGCCTGGGAGCGCGAACGCCCCGACCTCAACTTCTCGCCGCTTCAAGTGCTCTCCCGCGTCTCCCGCCTCACCCGTCACCTCGAGCGGGCGCGACGGCAGGCCTTCGCCCGGTCGAAGCTCGAGTCGTGGGAGTTCGACGTGCTCGCCGCCCTCCGTCGTGCGGGCAGCCCGTACATGCTGAGCCCGAAGCAACTCCTGCAGCAGACCCTCGTCTCGAGCGGCACCATGACCAATCGCATCGATCGCCTCGTGTCTGCCGGACTCGTGGAGCGGAGGATGGATCCCCGAGACGGCCGCGGGATCCTCGTGGAGATGACGCCGAGTGGGCTCACTCGCGTCGATGCGGCGATCACGAGACTCGTGGACGCCGAGGCCGAGCTGCTCGCGAGCCTGTCCCCGTCGGATCGAGCCAGGCTCGCCGGCCTGCTCAGGAAACTCAGCATCGGCTTCGACGGGGAGTCCGCCGAGGTCGACTGA
- a CDS encoding sialate O-acetylesterase, which translates to MSIAALVGVIATSGVVAVSGNDEAAAAVPNRCADVAELSSGFETLYRVELPRAATWNTNKPVPYAERVVDDRRTFERVAYCLETVTATGVAKRAYASFDAFSSTTADYEIPTRARVLARPVSNLTVQGDGVASVTNAAGGAIEFWPYTYSGASPNGSGTNAYDYSDTPTTAAGYGSFQIHNTAAKQTVMAVNAWNRTDRPLDIGIGNQPTGNPDWTFSQTGGSLRSATLTAYVKYAELAAVDCESGVGELADYQLLYEAEVPTTAEPWLDGVDYVVDRRAELTTPISRVAYCLEGRNARTPQWTYASMDTWTQNLAALRVPETEAARTRPTVDNLTVRSSTINGVPATTPADGATGSLEMWPNQYNKTAAANAPAGASSALWDFSDTPALGNPSGYGSFQVHNLTSRQTVLAVNGWSYPAATPLDVGVGNRATGDPDWTFARNRAQFSDLTLKVYVRPAGVTVSSGPIDHQLYPRNSDTGTVTVPVKGSITDSSVTGVGLVTKRNGVTVSTKTTSATSFTLSTVITAELASYDVELWAVRASGAPTLIRSASDVVAGDVYVVEGQSNSVSSLWSYAPGFSSAADTSPWIRTFGGPTSTPAVSVTDRTWYRAIGDARDPRLPGLVGRLGLRLGAAMIAQSGVPVAVIMGGEGGKPSSFFQRNDGNPLDAGTNYGRLLRRIQAAGLGRGVTSMVWYQGESDVAAPAAHRSNMQALLADWKTDFPGLTQTYMAQVRSCSAGNDISAVQEIQRQLDARSDVTIVSTNGLENHDGCHYGYDRGYRRLADWFALPMGRDLLGSRPAGPVSPPKPAAFSWANANRTGVVITVQDASQALTCDAAAAADFRIEGATASVTRVTCGAGTVTLTLSRSVPTTATISYLGHRGAVTSASAGIPDTAWITNAAGMGLIAFARQPVR; encoded by the coding sequence GTGTCGATCGCAGCCCTCGTCGGGGTCATCGCGACCTCCGGCGTCGTAGCCGTCTCGGGGAACGATGAGGCCGCCGCCGCGGTGCCGAACCGATGCGCGGACGTCGCCGAGCTGTCGTCGGGCTTCGAGACCCTCTACCGTGTCGAGCTGCCGCGGGCAGCGACCTGGAACACGAACAAGCCCGTTCCGTACGCCGAACGGGTCGTGGACGACCGGCGCACGTTCGAGCGGGTCGCGTACTGCCTCGAGACCGTCACAGCCACCGGCGTCGCGAAGCGCGCCTATGCGTCGTTCGACGCGTTCAGCTCGACCACGGCAGACTATGAGATCCCCACGCGCGCACGGGTGCTTGCACGGCCTGTCTCGAACCTCACCGTGCAGGGCGACGGGGTTGCGTCGGTGACGAACGCGGCGGGCGGAGCGATCGAGTTCTGGCCGTACACCTACTCCGGTGCATCGCCGAACGGGAGCGGGACCAATGCATACGACTACTCCGACACCCCGACGACGGCCGCGGGCTACGGCTCCTTCCAGATCCACAACACGGCGGCGAAGCAGACGGTCATGGCCGTGAACGCCTGGAACCGCACGGACCGTCCTCTCGACATCGGCATCGGGAACCAGCCGACAGGGAATCCGGACTGGACCTTCTCGCAGACGGGCGGCTCCCTGCGTTCGGCCACCCTCACGGCCTACGTCAAGTACGCCGAACTGGCGGCCGTCGATTGCGAGAGCGGAGTCGGCGAACTCGCCGACTATCAGCTGCTCTATGAAGCCGAGGTCCCCACGACGGCCGAACCGTGGCTCGACGGCGTCGACTACGTCGTGGATCGACGGGCGGAGCTCACGACGCCGATCTCCCGCGTGGCCTACTGCCTCGAAGGGCGGAACGCACGCACACCACAATGGACCTACGCATCGATGGACACGTGGACGCAGAATCTCGCTGCTCTCCGGGTGCCCGAGACCGAGGCGGCGCGGACACGGCCGACGGTCGACAACCTGACGGTGCGCAGCTCGACGATCAACGGCGTTCCGGCGACCACCCCAGCGGACGGCGCCACCGGCTCGCTCGAGATGTGGCCGAACCAGTACAACAAGACGGCTGCGGCCAATGCGCCGGCGGGTGCGAGCAGCGCCCTCTGGGACTTCTCCGATACCCCGGCCCTCGGCAACCCGTCCGGATACGGGTCGTTCCAGGTGCACAACCTCACGAGCCGGCAGACGGTCCTCGCCGTCAACGGATGGTCCTACCCCGCGGCGACTCCGCTCGACGTCGGTGTCGGGAACCGGGCGACCGGCGACCCCGACTGGACATTCGCGCGCAATCGCGCCCAGTTCAGCGACCTGACCCTCAAGGTGTACGTGCGACCCGCCGGGGTCACCGTCTCCTCTGGGCCGATCGATCACCAGTTGTACCCACGCAACAGCGACACCGGCACCGTGACCGTCCCGGTGAAAGGCTCGATCACGGATTCGAGCGTCACCGGTGTGGGGCTCGTCACGAAGCGGAACGGCGTCACGGTCTCCACGAAGACCACGTCGGCCACCTCGTTCACCCTCTCGACCGTCATCACAGCGGAGCTCGCGAGCTACGACGTGGAGCTCTGGGCGGTCAGGGCTTCCGGGGCGCCGACTCTCATCCGCTCGGCGAGCGATGTCGTCGCGGGCGACGTCTACGTCGTCGAGGGGCAGTCCAATTCGGTCTCATCGCTGTGGTCGTACGCGCCCGGCTTCAGCAGCGCGGCCGACACGTCTCCGTGGATCAGGACGTTCGGAGGGCCCACGTCGACGCCGGCCGTCTCCGTCACCGACCGAACCTGGTACCGGGCGATCGGGGATGCGCGTGATCCACGTCTTCCGGGCCTGGTCGGACGGCTCGGGCTCAGACTCGGTGCCGCGATGATCGCTCAGTCCGGTGTGCCCGTCGCGGTGATCATGGGAGGGGAAGGCGGTAAACCGTCGAGCTTCTTCCAGCGCAACGACGGCAACCCCCTCGACGCGGGGACGAACTACGGTCGGCTGCTCCGGCGCATCCAAGCGGCGGGGCTGGGCCGAGGCGTCACATCGATGGTCTGGTATCAGGGGGAGTCGGACGTCGCCGCCCCGGCGGCCCACCGCAGCAACATGCAGGCGCTCTTGGCCGACTGGAAGACGGACTTCCCCGGCTTGACGCAGACGTACATGGCGCAGGTGCGCAGCTGCAGTGCCGGCAATGACATCTCAGCGGTGCAGGAGATCCAGCGGCAGTTGGACGCACGGTCGGACGTGACCATCGTGTCGACCAACGGGCTGGAGAACCATGACGGGTGCCACTACGGGTACGACCGCGGCTACCGCCGGCTCGCCGACTGGTTCGCGTTGCCGATGGGACGTGATCTCCTCGGGTCGAGACCGGCCGGTCCGGTCTCTCCGCCGAAGCCCGCGGCCTTCTCGTGGGCGAACGCGAACCGCACCGGCGTCGTCATCACCGTCCAGGACGCGTCCCAGGCGCTCACCTGCGATGCGGCAGCGGCGGCCGACTTCCGCATCGAGGGAGCCACGGCATCCGTCACGCGTGTCACCTGCGGCGCCGGTACGGTCACGCTGACGCTGAGCAGGAGTGTGCCGACGACGGCGACGATCAGCTATCTCGGTCACCGAGGCGCCGTCACGTCGGCGAGCGCCGGCATCCCCGACACCGCGTGGATCACGAATGCGGCGGGAATGGGGCTCATCGCGTTCGCCCGTCAGCCCGTCCGCTGA
- a CDS encoding methionine ABC transporter permease, translating to MDVLSDLGPQFLQATVETLWLVFASLLFGGIGGLIVGLALYVTRAGNLFANRVVFGILNVIVNIFRPIPFIIFLTAFQPLARTVIGTGIGTEAAIFTISLASTFGISRIVEQNLLTVSPGVIEAARAAGAGPIRTIFTIVLPEALGPLILGYTFVFVAIVDMSAVAGVINGGGLGAFAIQYGFRQFEPVVTWTALAIVIVLVQLVQFLGNALARKILRR from the coding sequence ATGGACGTGCTCTCAGACCTCGGACCCCAGTTCCTGCAGGCCACCGTCGAGACGCTGTGGCTCGTCTTCGCGAGCCTGCTCTTCGGTGGGATCGGCGGCCTCATCGTGGGCCTCGCGCTGTACGTCACGCGCGCCGGCAACCTCTTCGCCAACCGCGTGGTGTTCGGCATCCTCAACGTGATCGTGAACATCTTCCGGCCGATCCCGTTCATCATCTTCCTGACGGCGTTCCAACCGCTCGCCCGCACCGTGATCGGAACGGGGATCGGGACGGAGGCGGCGATCTTCACCATCTCCCTCGCGTCGACCTTCGGCATCAGTCGCATCGTGGAGCAGAACCTCCTCACGGTGTCTCCGGGCGTCATCGAGGCGGCGAGGGCCGCGGGCGCCGGCCCGATCCGCACCATCTTCACGATCGTGCTGCCGGAGGCGCTCGGCCCGCTCATCCTCGGTTACACGTTCGTCTTCGTCGCGATCGTCGACATGTCGGCCGTCGCCGGCGTCATCAACGGGGGAGGGCTCGGAGCGTTCGCCATCCAATACGGCTTCCGTCAGTTCGAACCCGTCGTCACCTGGACGGCCCTCGCGATCGTGATCGTGCTCGTGCAGCTCGTCCAGTTCCTCGGCAACGCGCTGGCTCGCAAGATCCTCCGACGCTGA